In Gymnogyps californianus isolate 813 chromosome 1, ASM1813914v2, whole genome shotgun sequence, the following are encoded in one genomic region:
- the LIG4 gene encoding DNA ligase 4 — MASTPASQPSPKKTVASHVPFADLCSTLERIQTCKSRPEKTKYFKDFLDSWRKFHDALHQKDKDVTDSFYPAMRLILPQLERERMAYGIKETMLAKLYIELLNLPKDGKDAAKLLNYRTPAGSRGDAGDFAMIAYFVLKPRSPKQGRLTIEQVNEHLDAIANNNVAKNKGQLKKSLLQLITQSTALEQKWLIRMIIKDLKLGVSQQTIFSIFHPDAVELHNVTTDLEKVCIQLHDPSVSLSDVSIMLFSAFKPMLAAIADVQQIEKQMNNQLFYIETKLDGERMQMHKDGDVYKYFSRNGFDYTQQFGASPLDGSLTPFIHNVFKSNIQNCILDGEMMAYNPETQTFMQKGNRFDIKRMVEDSDLQTCFCVFDVLMVNDQKLGHEVLSKRYEILSSVFTPVPGRIHVVRKKSARTRKEVIDALNEAIDNREEGIMVKDPMSTYKPDKRGEGWLKIKPEYINGLMDELDLLIVGGYWGKGSRGGMMSHFLCAIAETPPPNEKPTVFHSICRVGSGYTMKELYDLGLKLAKHWKPYHRKDPPCNILCGTEKPEMYIEPWNSVIVQIKAAEIVNSDMYKTDCTLRFPRIEKIREDKEWYECMTSDMLEDLRSKAEGKLASKHLHVDEYDEPQEKKRKTVSKVKKIIGIAEQFKAPDLSSVNKVSNVFEDVEFCVMTGTGKYSKSELESRIAECGGSVVQNPGPETYCVIVGAENVRVKNIIASNKYDVVRAEWLLQCFQTKMLVPWQPAFMIHMSPDTKEHFAREYDCYGDSYTADTDVAQLKEVFSRMKDSKVMPLDMIAVLEERYSWNSHQLSIFRGNTIYVDCYAAVNEPTTKIHGTTLSIRALELRFYGAKVVSHLEEGVSHVVIGEDCSRVKEMKALRRTFGKKFKIVSELWVTQSVEEGVPKNENQYLI; from the coding sequence ATGGCTTCCACGCCTGCTTCACAGCCTTCTCCTAAAAAAACGGTGGCCTCTCACGTGCCTTTTGCGGATCTGTGTTCTACTCTGGAGCGAATACAGACATGTAAATCTCGTCCAGAGAAAACTAAGTACTTCAAGGATTTTCTGGATTCCTGGAGAAAATTCCATGATGCTCTTcatcaaaaagacaaagacGTCACAGATTCTTTTTATCCAGCTATGCGACTTATTCTTCCACagttggaaagagaaaggatggCATATGGAATTAAAGAAACTATGCTTGCGAAGCTGTATATTGAACTGCTTAATTTAccaaaagatggaaaagatgcTGCGAagcttttaaattacagaaCACCTGCTGGCTCACGTGGAGATGCTGGAGATTTTGCAATGATTGCATATTTTGTGTTAAAACCTAGGAGTCCAAAACAAGGCAGATTGACAATAGAACAAGTCAATGAACACTTAGATGCGATAGCTAATAATAATGTTGCTAAAAACAAGGGTCAGTTAAAGAAAAGTCTTCTTCAGTTAATTACCCAGAGCACAGCATTGGAACAAAAATGGCTCATCCGGATGATTATAAAGGATCTAAAGCTTGGTGTTAGTCAACAAactatattttccatttttcatccTGATGCTGTTGAATTACACAACGTCACAACTGATTTGGAGAAAGTTTGCATACAACTGCATGATCCCTCTGTCTCACTTAGTGATGTTTCTATCATgttgttttctgcctttaaacCAATGCTCGCTGCTATTGCTGATGTCCAGCAAATTGAGAAACAAATGAATAACCAGCTATTCTACATAGAAACTAAGCTGGATGGTGAGCGTATGCAGATGCACAAAGATGGAgatgtgtataaatatttttcccgAAATGGGTTTGACTATACTCAGCAGTTCGGTGCTTCCCCCCTTGATGGTTCCTTAACGCCATTTATTCATAATGTTTTTAAGAGCAACATACAAAATTGCATTCTCGATGGTGAAATGATGGCTTACAATCCTGAGACGCAAACCTTtatgcaaaaaggaaacagatttgaCATAAAAAGAATGGTGGAGGACTCTGATCTGCAGACCTGCTTCTGTGTGTTCGATGTATTGATGGTTAACGATCAGAAGTTGGGGCACGAAGTACTAAGCAAAAGATACGAAATCTTAAGTAGTGTATTTACCCCGGTACCGGGCAGGATACATGTTGTACGTAAAAAAAGTGccagaacaagaaaagaagtaaTTGATGCTTTAAATGAAGCAATAGATAACAGAGAGGAAGGGATTATGGTGAAAGATCCCATGTCCACCTACAAGCCTGACAAACGTGGGGAAGGCTGGTTAAAAATCAAGCCGGAATACATCAATGGGCTGATGGATGAACTAGACCTTTTAATTGTTGGTGGTTACTGGGGGAAGGGCTCACGTGGCGGAATGATGTCTCATTTTCTGTGCGCTATTGCAGAGACGCCCCCTCCAAATGAAAAACCTACCGTTTTCCACTCTATTTGTCGTGTTGGCTCTGGCTATACTATGAAGGAATTGTATGATCTAGGTTTGAAACTGGCTAAACACTGGAAGCCCTACCATAGGAAGGACCCTCCCTGTAACATTTTGTGTGGAACTGAAAAACCTGAAATGTACATTGAACCTTGGAACTCTGTCATAGTTCAGATCAAGGCAGCCGAGATTGTTAACAGTGATATGTACAAAACTGACTGTACTTTGAGATTCCCCCGAATTGAGAAGATAAGAGAGGACAAAGAATGGTACGAGTGCATGACTTCAGACATGTTAGAAGATCtcagaagcaaagcagaagggaaGTTGGCATCTAAGCACCTTCATGTAGATGAGTATGATGAgccacaagagaaaaaaaggaaaacggTATCAAAGGTGAAGAAGATAATTGGAATAGCTGAGCAATTTAAAGCTCCTGATCTTTCTAGTGTAAACAAGGtttcaaatgtatttgaagATGTTGAGTTTTGTGTTATGACAGGAACGGGAAAATATTCAAAGTCTGAACTGGAAAGCAGAATAGCCGAATGTGGTGGCAGCGTGGTACAGAACCCGGGGCCAGAGACTTACTGTGTCATTGTAGGAGCTGAGAATGTCAGAGTGAAAAACATCATCGCTTCCAACAAATACGATGTGGTGAGGGCAGAGTGGctccttcagtgttttcaaacCAAAATGCTGGTGCCTTGGCAGCCAGCCTTTATGATTCACATGTCTCCAGacacaaaagaacattttgctcGTGAGTATGATTGTTATGGAGACAGCTACACAGCAGACACAGATGTTGCACAACTCAAGGAAGTGTTCTCAAGAATGAAAGACAGTAAGGTGATGCCTTTGGACATGATTGCAGTGTTAGAAGAACGCTATTCATGGAACAGCCATCAGCTCAGTATATTCAGAGGAAACACTATTTATGTGGACTGTTATGCTGCT